A genomic region of Candidatus Baltobacteraceae bacterium contains the following coding sequences:
- a CDS encoding TonB-dependent receptor, whose amino-acid sequence MKRFLAAILAAALALFAAPANVQAQQEDTGTIRIVVQDQASKSALESARVVLDGPVVTSAFTDKRGEVLFTEVPDGIYRARVLRRDYQAITSKPFEIINGNNVTVSVTMALSTQLKVIGTVVATSTATVSSSSIGPDSAVRRLSSDLADAMGKLSGVTIQTSSDDSDAEQTISLEGHDATQTQLTLDGIPLNAPGTAGNMGMFASDLFMGASVRMGPQIGGLGGGVNFSTLEPTLSWESYYSMATGTLGRHNESFAETGTDGKLGIAVMGVNRLYPSWLDGMLYTDASGLDYVHNGDRNINGEFVKLRYDLSDSQTLSAMFLGSVSNANVVCARIQYDGTPCGYGPNNYSANSVGLSSITDDLLLGGTSIQASLYSIGSTSLSNELNRYVNGVPAPIGSSGLNSTHGFTLSALLPAAQRHTLSVTAYGSWSSQREFPLNNVAIPYYTNNQHNQYMAAQLSDSIHSNSHLTLNESIGVSSSTGGYAGTLASLGVSWHPDRLDTYQATYAISGSAAAPSRSTVLTDPDALRFTCDGDDSFAYGSAPGAGPEPSSSTSARISWLHQFTGGSAIVQLYRQVQNDVLLGTPVNGSVLLANGTLTPSYIAAVQSVFQSNAGCGAATPFSPANLYFNTPIAGTEGLYQGGSITGFATIGNLVVEPFWDTTVRQVISSSPLIVNPYSYIVSGQQYPNTPLQRAGLIFDYKAKRSALEWYADAEYTGRNNGNNLPAYIQFDGAVNVLFAKGSLTAAVSNIFNTDAGIFSSIQNMVPYSTQNGLIVPTIARPLTPRSYSVTYSLKFGPGALGNTHIAQMIPQPRGGGRYGGGGFRGAAPLPSTAPADPLAVSDNGERCPADAHAIALTISAGLKAYIAQIEAAKTSAGYPATMPAPQIPDVTVTYHGLGAAYALTIVPHFENQNGAAVELASAELQNANARAAAQTTTRGPRGGGMFRVFFGCITLHIAQPDEVTARHLYAPSHGIFGAPEITYMPAVGLYIVGRAQQAGQESFRVYQLPTTPPKNPWEIRTAPECTADLKNTATEAVGELRAYFTNGTKPSLWTITPHTAKNGTWYALDPGDPAIIASLLFCGRVAAATPEQIVPKGWDGVMAPQLNYNAAYGLYLVRPQPRQPNPGESPRPGPP is encoded by the coding sequence ATGAAGCGCTTTCTCGCGGCCATCCTTGCCGCTGCACTCGCCCTTTTCGCCGCGCCGGCGAACGTGCAGGCCCAGCAGGAGGATACCGGCACGATTCGCATCGTCGTGCAGGACCAGGCTTCGAAGAGCGCGCTCGAGTCGGCCCGTGTCGTGCTCGACGGCCCGGTGGTGACCAGCGCGTTCACCGACAAGAGGGGCGAGGTGCTCTTCACCGAGGTTCCCGACGGCATCTATCGCGCGCGTGTTCTGCGCCGCGATTACCAAGCGATCACCTCGAAGCCTTTTGAGATCATCAACGGCAATAACGTGACGGTCAGCGTGACGATGGCGCTCTCGACACAGCTCAAAGTCATCGGGACCGTGGTCGCGACGTCGACGGCGACCGTTTCCAGCTCGTCGATCGGCCCGGACTCGGCGGTTCGGCGGCTCTCCTCGGATCTCGCCGACGCGATGGGCAAGCTTTCCGGCGTCACCATCCAGACGAGCAGCGACGACTCCGATGCCGAGCAGACGATTTCGCTGGAAGGGCACGACGCGACGCAGACGCAGCTCACGCTCGACGGCATTCCGCTCAATGCGCCGGGTACGGCAGGCAACATGGGCATGTTTGCGAGCGACCTCTTCATGGGCGCGAGCGTACGAATGGGTCCCCAGATCGGCGGACTCGGCGGCGGCGTCAACTTCTCGACGCTCGAGCCGACGTTGAGCTGGGAATCCTACTACTCGATGGCGACGGGGACGCTCGGACGCCATAACGAGAGCTTCGCCGAAACGGGAACCGACGGCAAGCTCGGCATCGCCGTGATGGGTGTCAACCGGCTCTATCCGAGCTGGCTCGACGGCATGCTCTACACCGACGCGAGCGGTCTGGACTACGTCCACAACGGCGACCGGAATATCAACGGCGAGTTCGTCAAGTTGCGCTACGATCTGAGTGATTCGCAGACGCTCAGCGCGATGTTCCTCGGATCGGTCAGTAACGCCAATGTCGTCTGCGCGCGCATTCAGTACGACGGTACCCCTTGCGGCTATGGCCCGAACAATTACTCGGCGAACAGCGTCGGCCTCTCGTCGATAACCGACGATCTGCTGCTGGGCGGCACGTCGATCCAGGCCTCGCTCTACTCGATCGGTTCTACCTCGCTCAGCAACGAACTCAACCGCTACGTGAACGGCGTGCCCGCGCCGATCGGTTCGTCGGGACTGAATTCGACGCACGGCTTTACGCTGAGCGCGCTGCTGCCGGCAGCGCAGCGCCACACCCTCTCCGTCACCGCTTACGGCAGCTGGAGTTCACAACGAGAGTTTCCGCTCAATAACGTCGCAATACCGTACTACACCAACAACCAGCATAACCAGTACATGGCCGCGCAGCTCAGCGACTCGATACATTCGAACTCGCACCTGACGCTCAACGAATCGATCGGGGTCAGCTCGTCGACGGGTGGTTATGCCGGCACGCTGGCGAGCCTCGGCGTGAGCTGGCATCCCGATCGTCTCGACACGTATCAGGCAACCTACGCGATCAGCGGTTCGGCGGCCGCACCTTCGCGTTCGACGGTTCTCACCGATCCCGATGCCTTGCGCTTCACCTGCGACGGCGATGACAGTTTCGCATACGGCAGCGCGCCCGGCGCCGGGCCCGAGCCGAGTTCGTCGACGTCGGCGCGCATCTCGTGGCTGCACCAGTTCACCGGCGGCTCCGCGATCGTGCAGCTCTACCGTCAGGTGCAGAACGACGTCCTGCTCGGAACGCCCGTCAACGGGTCGGTGCTCCTTGCGAACGGCACGCTGACGCCGTCGTATATCGCGGCCGTGCAATCGGTCTTCCAGAGCAACGCCGGCTGCGGCGCCGCCACGCCGTTCTCGCCGGCCAATCTCTATTTCAATACGCCGATCGCCGGTACCGAAGGCCTGTATCAGGGCGGTTCGATCACCGGATTTGCAACGATCGGGAATCTCGTCGTGGAGCCTTTTTGGGACACGACGGTACGGCAGGTGATCTCGAGCTCGCCGCTGATCGTCAACCCGTACTCGTACATCGTTTCAGGGCAGCAATATCCGAACACACCGCTGCAGCGCGCGGGCCTCATTTTCGACTACAAGGCGAAGCGCTCTGCCCTCGAGTGGTATGCCGACGCCGAGTACACCGGCCGCAATAACGGGAACAACCTGCCGGCGTACATCCAGTTCGACGGCGCGGTGAACGTGCTTTTTGCCAAGGGCTCGCTCACTGCCGCGGTCTCGAACATCTTCAACACGGATGCCGGCATCTTCTCGAGCATCCAAAACATGGTTCCGTATTCCACGCAAAACGGCTTGATCGTTCCGACGATCGCGCGCCCGCTCACGCCGCGCAGCTATTCCGTGACGTATTCGCTCAAGTTCGGACCGGGTGCGCTGGGCAATACCCACATCGCGCAGATGATCCCGCAACCGCGCGGAGGCGGCCGCTATGGCGGCGGCGGTTTCCGCGGCGCGGCGCCGTTGCCCAGCACCGCACCCGCCGATCCGCTGGCCGTTTCCGACAACGGTGAACGGTGTCCGGCCGATGCGCACGCGATCGCGTTGACGATCTCGGCCGGGTTGAAAGCCTACATCGCGCAGATAGAAGCGGCGAAGACCTCCGCCGGCTATCCGGCGACGATGCCGGCGCCGCAGATACCCGACGTGACCGTTACCTATCACGGTCTTGGCGCGGCCTATGCACTTACGATCGTGCCGCATTTCGAGAACCAGAACGGCGCCGCCGTCGAGCTCGCGTCGGCCGAACTGCAGAACGCGAATGCGCGGGCGGCAGCCCAGACAACGACGCGCGGGCCGCGCGGCGGCGGCATGTTCCGCGTGTTCTTTGGGTGCATCACGCTGCACATCGCGCAGCCCGACGAGGTGACGGCGCGTCACCTCTACGCCCCGAGTCACGGCATCTTCGGTGCTCCGGAGATCACGTACATGCCTGCCGTCGGGCTCTACATCGTGGGTCGCGCGCAGCAAGCGGGTCAGGAGAGCTTCCGCGTCTACCAACTGCCCACCACGCCGCCGAAGAACCCGTGGGAGATTCGCACCGCGCCTGAGTGCACGGCCGATCTGAAGAATACGGCAACCGAAGCCGTGGGCGAGCTGCGCGCGTACTTCACGAACGGGACCAAGCCGTCGCTCTGGACGATCACGCCGCACACCGCCAAGAACGGCACCTGGTACGCGCTCGATCCCGGCGATCCGGCGATCATTGCCTCGCTGCTCTTCTGCGGGCGAGTCGCGGCGGCAACGCCGGAACAGATCGTTCCTAAAGGTTGGGACGGCGTGATGGCGCCGCAATTGAATTACAACGCGGCCTACGGACTCTACCTCGTGCGTCCGCAGCCGCGGCAGCCGAATCCGGGCGAGAGCCCGCGGCCGGGGCCGCCCTAG
- a CDS encoding DNA-3-methyladenine glycosylase I — protein sequence MSAVIPEVLEHPSPDQVLEIITRAVFQAGVSWAQIAKAWDAYRAAFAQFDLQRVAAFDALDVERVLAYPGILRVPRKVAATIANAQALIAIEREFGSFHAYVASFSSYPALARDMKRRFAFLGDMNVWYVLFRCGEPVPRFETWVKTIPGEHPRMREMVARARKDGTARER from the coding sequence GTGAGCGCGGTCATTCCGGAGGTCCTCGAGCATCCCTCGCCCGACCAAGTACTGGAGATCATCACGCGCGCGGTCTTTCAGGCGGGCGTGAGTTGGGCACAGATCGCGAAAGCATGGGATGCGTACCGCGCAGCATTCGCGCAGTTCGATTTGCAGCGCGTCGCCGCGTTCGACGCACTCGATGTCGAGCGCGTCTTGGCGTATCCCGGTATTCTCCGCGTGCCGCGTAAGGTCGCCGCCACGATCGCCAACGCGCAAGCGTTGATCGCGATCGAACGCGAGTTCGGAAGCTTTCACGCGTACGTCGCTTCGTTTTCGTCCTATCCGGCGCTCGCTCGAGACATGAAGCGCCGTTTCGCGTTCCTGGGCGACATGAACGTATGGTACGTGCTCTTTCGCTGCGGCGAGCCCGTGCCGCGTTTCGAGACCTGGGTGAAAACGATTCCGGGCGAGCATCCGCGCATGCGCGAAATGGTCGCACGCGCGCGCAAAGACGGTACAGCGCGCGAGCGCTAG
- a CDS encoding M20 family metallopeptidase, with protein sequence MPATITVPERLADDVVLIRRDLHMHPELGFHEHRTAGIIADRLRAFGYEVHEGIGVTGVVGVLKGTRAGRTIMLRADMDALPILEERGHAYRSQADGTMHACGHDGHVAILLGAAALLADRRDEIAGTIALVFQPAEEGLGGAKKMLDDGLIERFGIERAYGLHLSSKYSSGVLGFREGPMYASSDSIEIEVLGVGGHGSAPQDTVDPIFTAASFVTSVQQVVSRQIDPLEPAVVTIGAIHAGTTHNVIPRTCTMLGTVRAFSDEVRAAMPERIERVLRACCDASRANYSYDYIWRYPVTANDPTQTQYARALAVSTLGERSVVDATALMGAEDFSFFAQRVPACFYTLGCSGGVETSHPHHSSLFDIDEGALPNGVAMMTALALDAPRNAP encoded by the coding sequence ATGCCAGCGACGATTACCGTACCCGAACGCCTCGCCGACGACGTCGTCTTGATCCGGCGCGATCTGCACATGCATCCGGAACTGGGCTTTCACGAGCACCGCACCGCCGGCATCATTGCCGACCGATTGCGCGCATTCGGGTACGAAGTGCACGAAGGGATCGGCGTCACCGGTGTCGTTGGCGTGCTCAAAGGCACGCGAGCGGGACGCACGATCATGCTGCGCGCCGATATGGACGCGCTCCCCATTCTCGAGGAGCGCGGGCACGCGTATCGTTCGCAGGCCGACGGCACGATGCACGCGTGCGGTCATGACGGACACGTCGCGATTCTGCTTGGCGCCGCGGCGCTGCTCGCCGACCGGCGCGACGAAATCGCCGGCACGATTGCGCTCGTCTTTCAGCCGGCCGAAGAGGGCCTCGGCGGAGCCAAAAAAATGCTCGACGACGGACTGATCGAGCGCTTTGGAATCGAGCGAGCGTACGGACTCCATCTCTCGAGCAAGTATTCGAGCGGCGTACTCGGCTTTCGCGAGGGTCCGATGTATGCATCGAGCGACTCGATCGAGATCGAGGTGCTTGGAGTCGGCGGACACGGATCGGCACCACAGGATACGGTCGATCCGATCTTTACGGCGGCAAGCTTTGTGACCAGTGTCCAGCAGGTCGTGTCTCGGCAGATCGACCCGCTCGAGCCCGCGGTCGTCACGATCGGCGCGATCCACGCCGGAACCACGCACAACGTCATTCCGCGCACGTGCACCATGCTCGGAACGGTTCGCGCGTTCTCCGACGAAGTGCGAGCGGCCATGCCCGAACGCATCGAACGCGTCTTACGCGCTTGCTGCGATGCATCCCGCGCAAACTATTCGTACGACTACATCTGGCGTTATCCGGTTACGGCAAACGATCCCACGCAGACTCAGTACGCCCGTGCACTGGCGGTAAGCACGCTCGGCGAGCGGTCGGTAGTCGATGCGACGGCTTTGATGGGCGCGGAGGATTTTTCGTTTTTCGCCCAGCGCGTGCCGGCGTGTTTTTACACGCTCGGCTGCAGCGGCGGCGTCGAGACCAGCCATCCGCATCACTCCAGCCTCTTCGACATCGACGAGGGCGCGTTGCCGAACGGCGTTGCGATGATGACCGCGCTCGCCCTGGACGCGCCGCGCAACGCGCCGTAA
- a CDS encoding Mpo1-like protein → MTKAELFSEYASYHTDRRNRACHAVGIPLILLGTMGVLHLVALGPIDLAILAGVATLVYYASIDPRGALISTVLFAILYLIAVRLPWQVDVAALVLGWILQLVGHRFEGTKPKFLENLVYLLIGPLYFFEEIFDSVLGT, encoded by the coding sequence ATGACCAAGGCGGAACTCTTTAGCGAGTATGCCTCGTATCACACGGATCGCCGGAACCGCGCTTGCCACGCGGTCGGCATTCCGTTGATCTTGCTCGGTACGATGGGCGTTCTACATCTGGTCGCTCTCGGGCCGATCGATCTCGCGATTCTGGCCGGCGTGGCGACTCTCGTGTACTACGCTTCAATCGATCCTCGGGGTGCGCTGATCTCCACGGTGCTCTTCGCGATCTTGTACTTGATCGCGGTCCGGTTGCCGTGGCAGGTTGACGTCGCAGCGCTCGTTCTCGGCTGGATTCTCCAGCTCGTCGGCCACCGGTTTGAGGGAACCAAGCCGAAGTTCTTGGAGAATTTGGTCTACCTGTTGATCGGGCCGCTGTACTTTTTCGAAGAGATCTTCGATTCCGTTCTCGGAACATGA
- a CDS encoding zinc-ribbon domain containing protein — MYVDEMLNCVDCGGQFVFSAGEQRFYEQKGFQNKPNRCPDCRSARKAMRSQNAGGGGGADRAPRPREMFQATCSNCGGVAEVPFNPRGDKPVYCRDCFQSRPSAQRY; from the coding sequence GTGTACGTCGATGAAATGTTGAATTGCGTGGATTGCGGTGGCCAGTTCGTCTTCAGCGCCGGGGAGCAGCGCTTTTACGAGCAGAAGGGCTTTCAGAACAAGCCGAACCGGTGTCCCGACTGCCGGTCGGCGCGCAAGGCGATGCGCTCGCAAAATGCGGGCGGAGGAGGGGGAGCCGATCGCGCGCCGCGGCCGCGCGAGATGTTCCAAGCCACCTGCAGCAACTGCGGCGGTGTGGCCGAGGTGCCCTTCAATCCGCGCGGAGACAAGCCCGTCTATTGCCGCGACTGCTTTCAATCGCGCCCGTCCGCGCAGCGCTACTGA
- a CDS encoding sodium:solute symporter family protein codes for MNATIALGIIAVIVIGTVIFALVSVRWISMSPQDYIVGGRGFGTVFLWVLLAGEIYTSFTFLGAAGWTYTFGAPAFYIMAYGTCGYIFYYFLFPWIWRLGKEHNLLTLPDLIQTRYNSRLLTTLVSIIAVVALIPYVTLQLSALQIFLTVAGHGAIDPVVGAVAAFVLIIAFVFVTGLRGTAWASILKDTLVIGALIFVGIAIPLQFFGSPAALFDQVLRAHPERLVLGALSAPKGSLWYVSTVLLTGLGFFSGPQSIAAIFSAKDENVLRRNAMFLPIYQLVMLLIFFAGFSALLIVPGLKGPAADQSFLAVITRYYPPWVLGFVAGAGALCALVPSTALLLSTASVVSKNIGSDLFGIGREDEGRLRLTRLMVVVMGLLALGLWLAYRTTLVDLLLLTYNGISQFMPAYAFGCYWKRTTTAGVTAGIVVGIVLACTLAAQGIAPFGINAGFVGLVANVIVLVGVSLLLPARTPAPEPAPL; via the coding sequence GTGAACGCAACGATCGCGCTCGGCATCATCGCCGTCATCGTCATCGGCACGGTCATCTTTGCGCTGGTGAGCGTGCGTTGGATCTCGATGTCGCCGCAAGATTATATCGTCGGCGGGCGCGGCTTCGGAACGGTTTTTCTGTGGGTCTTGCTGGCCGGAGAGATCTACACCAGCTTCACCTTCCTGGGCGCCGCAGGTTGGACGTACACGTTCGGTGCGCCCGCGTTTTACATCATGGCGTACGGCACGTGCGGCTACATCTTCTATTATTTCCTCTTCCCGTGGATCTGGCGCCTGGGAAAGGAACACAATCTCCTGACCCTTCCCGACTTGATCCAGACGCGCTACAACAGCCGCTTGCTCACGACGCTGGTTTCGATCATCGCGGTCGTCGCGCTGATCCCGTACGTGACCCTCCAGCTCTCCGCACTGCAGATCTTTTTGACCGTCGCCGGCCACGGCGCGATCGACCCGGTCGTGGGCGCCGTCGCCGCCTTCGTGCTCATCATCGCCTTCGTCTTCGTCACCGGCTTGCGCGGCACGGCCTGGGCCAGCATTCTCAAGGACACGTTGGTCATCGGCGCGTTGATCTTCGTCGGCATCGCGATTCCGCTCCAGTTTTTCGGATCGCCCGCGGCATTGTTCGATCAGGTCCTGCGCGCGCATCCGGAACGCCTGGTCCTCGGCGCTCTGAGCGCACCGAAGGGTTCGCTTTGGTACGTCTCGACCGTGCTGTTGACTGGGCTCGGATTCTTTTCCGGGCCGCAATCGATCGCTGCCATTTTCTCCGCCAAGGACGAAAACGTGCTGCGCCGCAACGCGATGTTCTTGCCGATCTATCAGCTGGTGATGCTGTTGATCTTCTTCGCCGGATTCTCGGCGCTGCTGATCGTGCCGGGTCTGAAAGGACCGGCCGCCGATCAGTCGTTCCTCGCGGTCATCACGCGCTACTACCCGCCGTGGGTGCTCGGCTTCGTTGCAGGCGCCGGAGCGCTGTGCGCGCTCGTGCCCTCGACCGCGCTGCTGCTCAGCACCGCGAGCGTCGTGTCGAAAAACATCGGCAGCGATCTCTTCGGCATCGGTCGCGAGGACGAGGGACGCCTGCGCCTCACGCGCCTGATGGTGGTGGTGATGGGACTTCTCGCGCTCGGCCTGTGGCTCGCCTACCGCACGACGCTGGTCGATCTGCTGCTGCTCACCTACAACGGCATCTCGCAGTTCATGCCGGCTTACGCGTTCGGGTGTTACTGGAAACGGACGACGACCGCCGGCGTTACCGCCGGGATCGTCGTGGGAATCGTCCTCGCCTGCACGCTCGCGGCCCAGGGCATCGCGCCGTTCGGGATCAACGCCGGCTTCGTCGGCCTCGTCGCCAACGTGATCGTGCTGGTCGGCGTCTCGCTGTTGCTACCCGCTCGGACGCCGGCGCCCGAACCGGCGCCGCTCTAG
- a CDS encoding DUF3311 domain-containing protein: MQRRFRFLLAAIPFGALSVAVPFVNRVEPRILGLPFLLAWIAFWVIVTPIFMWWVGRIEGHW; the protein is encoded by the coding sequence ATGCAGCGACGGTTTCGCTTCCTGCTTGCGGCCATTCCCTTCGGCGCGCTTTCCGTCGCGGTGCCGTTCGTCAATCGCGTCGAGCCGCGGATCCTCGGCTTGCCGTTTCTCCTCGCCTGGATCGCGTTCTGGGTGATCGTGACTCCGATCTTCATGTGGTGGGTCGGACGCATCGAGGGTCACTGGTGA